One genomic segment of Culturomica massiliensis includes these proteins:
- a CDS encoding 50S ribosomal protein L25/general stress protein Ctc yields MQVFELKGEKRNDLGKKATKAVRVDAKVPCVLYGGGENVHFSVVEKDLSKLLYTPVVYTIKLDINGTSYNAVMRDIQFHPVTDRVLHIDFFQISADKPVIMEIPVKLRGFAEGVQAGGKLVQVIRKLKVKALPADLPGELDVDVTSLGLGKSIKVKELSFDKFEIVNAKEVVVAQVKMTRAAKAAEDKK; encoded by the coding sequence ATGCAAGTATTTGAATTAAAAGGAGAAAAGAGAAACGATTTAGGCAAGAAAGCAACAAAAGCTGTAAGAGTAGATGCAAAAGTTCCCTGTGTGCTTTATGGTGGTGGAGAAAATGTACATTTTTCTGTTGTAGAGAAAGATCTTTCTAAATTGTTGTATACTCCGGTGGTATATACGATAAAATTGGATATCAACGGAACTTCTTATAATGCTGTAATGAGAGATATCCAATTTCATCCGGTGACAGATCGTGTATTACACATTGATTTTTTCCAGATTTCTGCTGATAAACCGGTTATAATGGAAATTCCTGTGAAATTGAGAGGTTTTGCAGAGGGTGTTCAAGCCGGTGGTAAATTGGTGCAGGTTATCCGTAAATTGAAGGTAAAAGCACTTCCGGCTGATCTTCCGGGAGAGTTGGATGTTGACGTAACTTCTTTGGGATTGGGTAAATCAATCAAGGTAAAAGAATTGTCTTTCGACAAATTCGAGATTGTAAATGCAAAAGAGGTGGTTGTTGCTCAGGTTAAGATGACAAGAGCTGCAAAAGCCGCAGAAGATAAAAAATAG
- a CDS encoding 4Fe-4S binding protein, whose amino-acid sequence MAYVISDDCISCGTCEGECPVGAISMGADHYQIDPDACTDCGTCAGVCPVEAIKQA is encoded by the coding sequence ATGGCTTACGTTATATCTGATGATTGTATCTCTTGTGGTACATGCGAAGGAGAATGCCCGGTAGGAGCAATCTCTATGGGTGCTGATCATTATCAAATTGATCCGGATGCATGTACCGATTGTGGAACTTGTGCCGGAGTTTGTCCGGTGGAAGCCATCAAACAAGCTTAA
- a CDS encoding 5-formyltetrahydrofolate cyclo-ligase, with product MEKKELRKYIRELKRRYTPEEKREMSYPLWKKLEQNECFQQAEVVLGYWSMEDEVYTHDFIIEWAREKTFLLPCVRGDELELRYFDSEEALCPGEAFAIPEPVGTLFTDLSLIDFVIVPGVAFDARGNRLGRGKGYYDRILKYCRAYKAGLCFDFQFVDEVPIDGNDVRMDIVIH from the coding sequence ATGGAAAAGAAAGAATTGAGAAAATACATCCGGGAACTGAAGAGGCGGTATACTCCGGAAGAAAAAAGAGAAATGTCTTATCCTTTGTGGAAAAAACTGGAGCAAAACGAGTGTTTCCAGCAGGCTGAGGTGGTGTTGGGGTATTGGTCGATGGAAGATGAAGTGTATACCCATGATTTTATTATCGAATGGGCAAGAGAGAAAACGTTTTTATTGCCTTGCGTCCGGGGAGACGAATTGGAATTGCGTTATTTTGATAGTGAAGAAGCCTTGTGTCCCGGGGAAGCATTTGCTATCCCGGAGCCGGTCGGGACTTTGTTTACGGATTTGAGCCTGATAGATTTTGTAATTGTCCCGGGAGTGGCTTTTGATGCCCGGGGAAATCGTTTGGGGCGGGGCAAAGGCTATTACGATCGGATTTTAAAATATTGCCGTGCTTATAAAGCCGGATTGTGTTTTGATTTCCAGTTTGTAGATGAGGTCCCGATAGACGGGAATGATGTCCGGATGGATATTGTCATCCATTAA
- a CDS encoding NAD+ synthase: MRIAIPQLNYHTGDIQKNQEIMLQAIRKARSEKADLIVFPELAVCGPMAGDWLEREDFIDACRMAVDRLAEACGPMAAIIGAPNLDISNGIMYNSAYFIQNGEVCDGVHKTILSDYDIFNESRYFVAGEDNSSIRFRNQNIRILFDEYETEFIEKQDSLVIFVGTAPFTTDSLNYRKTILESISRKYGKPIVSLNYTGGATSVLFDGNSMVYTPKGTSVCQMRSFTEDFQTIDLTKLNSLPPIKNKPDTPIALIHNALVNGIRDYFYKHGFTRAVLGLSGGIDSAVVAALAAEALGKDKVMGLLMPSVYSTDHSVTDAIELAENIGMPYETLPIKEIYNGYLQSLKPLFKDLPFNVAEENLQARIRGTLVMAASNKFGSILLNTSNKSEAAVGYGTLYGDMCGSLSVIGDLYKTEVYKLAVYLNREKTIIPENTIRKAPSAELRPDQKDQDSLPPYDILDTILKLYVEENRSAREIKAQGYNPETVDHIIQLVTRNEYKRAQCPPILKISKKAFGSGRRMPF; this comes from the coding sequence ATGCGTATAGCCATACCTCAACTCAACTATCATACTGGAGATATTCAAAAAAACCAGGAAATCATGCTGCAAGCTATCCGAAAAGCACGCAGTGAAAAAGCAGATCTGATTGTTTTTCCGGAACTTGCCGTATGCGGACCGATGGCCGGCGATTGGCTCGAACGGGAAGATTTTATTGATGCATGCAGGATGGCCGTAGACCGGCTGGCAGAAGCCTGCGGACCGATGGCCGCTATTATCGGAGCCCCGAATCTGGATATATCCAATGGGATCATGTATAATTCAGCCTATTTTATTCAAAACGGCGAAGTTTGTGACGGTGTTCATAAAACGATTTTAAGCGATTACGATATCTTCAATGAAAGCCGTTATTTTGTCGCAGGGGAAGACAACTCATCCATTCGTTTCCGCAACCAAAACATCCGCATCTTATTCGACGAATACGAAACGGAATTTATCGAAAAACAGGACAGTCTGGTTATCTTTGTCGGTACCGCCCCATTTACGACGGACAGCCTTAATTATCGCAAAACAATACTGGAGAGTATATCCCGGAAATACGGTAAACCCATTGTATCTTTAAATTATACGGGCGGGGCAACCTCTGTTTTATTCGACGGCAATTCGATGGTATACACTCCCAAAGGCACATCGGTCTGTCAAATGCGCTCTTTTACCGAAGATTTCCAAACCATCGACCTGACTAAACTGAATAGTTTACCTCCGATAAAAAACAAACCGGATACACCGATTGCACTGATCCACAATGCCCTGGTAAACGGCATACGGGATTACTTCTACAAACACGGTTTTACCCGGGCTGTGCTCGGTTTGTCGGGAGGTATCGACTCGGCCGTTGTCGCAGCATTGGCAGCGGAAGCTCTTGGAAAAGACAAGGTGATGGGACTACTGATGCCTTCCGTTTATTCTACGGATCATTCCGTAACCGATGCCATCGAACTGGCCGAGAACATAGGTATGCCCTATGAAACCCTGCCGATTAAGGAAATATACAACGGTTATCTGCAAAGTCTTAAACCCCTTTTTAAAGACCTGCCTTTCAATGTAGCGGAAGAGAATTTACAGGCGCGTATCCGGGGGACTTTGGTTATGGCTGCCTCCAATAAATTCGGCTCTATTCTGTTGAATACCTCGAATAAAAGTGAGGCCGCAGTAGGATACGGAACTCTATACGGAGATATGTGCGGTTCCCTGTCTGTTATCGGCGACCTATACAAAACCGAAGTATATAAACTGGCCGTTTACCTGAATCGTGAAAAAACGATTATCCCGGAAAATACGATCCGGAAAGCACCTTCGGCCGAGTTACGGCCGGATCAGAAAGACCAGGACAGCCTTCCGCCCTATGATATTTTAGACACGATACTGAAACTATACGTGGAAGAAAACCGGTCGGCAAGAGAAATCAAAGCCCAAGGATACAATCCGGAAACCGTGGATCACATCATTCAATTGGTTACCCGTAACGAATACAAAAGGGCTCAATGTCCGCCTATTCTCAAAATCAGTAAAAAAGCATTCGGATCCGGCCGGAGAATGCCTTTCTAA
- a CDS encoding Crp/Fnr family transcriptional regulator, translated as MQIITDNNLHNQLCRVCIENPHSLLSELDEKAKRQIVEATVCISYKKGDIIYEEGNMPMGLLCLLTGKVKIFKAGIGGRQQIVRMAKPVGFIGYRAFFAEEIHIASAEAIEDSIVCRIKTELIFNLVRTTPDLAMDIIRAFATDLGFSNRRTVTLTQKHIRGRLAEALLVLKDTYGYEEDNATLKVCLTREDLANLSNMTTANAIRTLSNFATEGVVELVGKKIKIIQKEKLEQINEQG; from the coding sequence ATGCAAATCATTACTGACAATAACCTTCACAATCAGCTATGCCGGGTATGCATTGAAAACCCTCACTCGCTGTTGTCAGAACTCGACGAAAAAGCAAAACGGCAAATCGTCGAAGCCACTGTATGCATCTCCTACAAAAAAGGAGATATCATTTATGAGGAGGGAAATATGCCGATGGGGTTATTATGCCTTCTTACCGGCAAAGTCAAGATATTCAAAGCAGGTATCGGAGGCCGGCAACAAATCGTCCGTATGGCAAAACCGGTAGGCTTTATCGGCTACCGGGCTTTCTTTGCCGAAGAAATACATATCGCTTCAGCAGAAGCGATCGAAGATTCTATCGTTTGCCGCATAAAAACAGAGTTGATTTTCAATTTGGTCCGTACCACTCCCGACTTAGCGATGGACATTATCCGGGCTTTTGCTACCGACCTCGGCTTTTCCAATCGCCGGACTGTGACTCTTACCCAAAAGCACATCCGGGGACGCCTTGCCGAAGCATTGCTGGTACTGAAAGACACCTATGGCTATGAAGAAGACAACGCAACCCTCAAAGTATGCCTTACCCGGGAAGATTTAGCCAATCTGTCCAATATGACAACGGCAAACGCAATCCGAACCCTTTCCAACTTTGCCACAGAAGGCGTTGTAGAACTTGTCGGCAAAAAAATAAAAATTATACAAAAAGAAAAACTGGAACAAATCAATGAGCAAGGATAA
- a CDS encoding DUF6434 domain-containing protein has product MTGRPLLCADLDSTTFKQYYYLRKELVAFCRASGLSSCGNKEELTERIRCFLDTGEKLQPVVQHRARHRQREITLESRIEENLVCSERHRHFFRQIVGPSFTFRVAFQKWLKSHAGSTYAEAVNVWFEMCGQQKTAEIDRQFEYNTYIRDFFLDNPGKSFREAICCWNYKKSLPGTHRYERSDLSVLSEK; this is encoded by the coding sequence ATGACCGGGAGACCTTTATTATGTGCAGATTTAGACAGCACGACTTTTAAACAGTATTATTATTTGCGGAAAGAGTTGGTCGCTTTTTGCCGTGCATCCGGATTGTCAAGTTGCGGAAACAAGGAAGAACTGACAGAGCGGATTCGGTGTTTTCTGGATACAGGGGAGAAATTGCAGCCTGTGGTGCAGCATAGAGCAAGACACCGGCAGCGGGAGATTACCCTTGAAAGCCGGATTGAAGAAAATCTGGTTTGTTCCGAAAGGCACAGGCATTTTTTTCGGCAGATTGTCGGTCCTTCCTTTACTTTCCGGGTTGCTTTTCAAAAGTGGCTGAAGTCTCATGCCGGGAGTACTTATGCAGAAGCGGTGAACGTGTGGTTTGAAATGTGCGGACAACAAAAAACGGCAGAAATTGACAGGCAGTTTGAATACAATACTTATATCCGTGATTTTTTCCTTGATAATCCCGGAAAATCTTTCCGGGAAGCGATTTGTTGCTGGAATTATAAAAAATCATTACCCGGAACGCACCGCTATGAACGTTCGGACCTGAGTGTGTTATCCGAAAAGTGA
- a CDS encoding GNAT family N-acetyltransferase produces MVLDKDIIPVKPEKVDELVKLWELSVRATHFFLSESDIVALRPLVKEGIKQLENVYCICDEWDKAVAFMGIEGNKLEMLFVHPQCRARGVGKKMINQALSLGVRYVDVNEQNPQAVGFYEHLGFRRFRRSELDGQGNPFPILHLKLKK; encoded by the coding sequence ATGGTTTTGGATAAGGATATTATTCCGGTTAAACCGGAAAAAGTGGATGAATTGGTGAAATTGTGGGAATTGTCGGTCCGGGCTACACATTTTTTTTTATCGGAATCTGATATTGTAGCCTTGCGGCCTTTGGTAAAAGAGGGGATAAAACAGTTGGAAAATGTCTATTGTATTTGTGACGAATGGGATAAGGCTGTTGCTTTTATGGGAATAGAGGGGAATAAATTAGAGATGTTGTTTGTACATCCTCAGTGCCGGGCAAGAGGGGTGGGGAAAAAAATGATAAATCAGGCTTTGTCATTGGGCGTCCGTTATGTGGATGTCAATGAGCAGAATCCACAGGCTGTCGGTTTTTACGAGCATTTGGGATTTCGTCGTTTTCGTCGTTCGGAATTGGACGGACAGGGAAATCCTTTTCCGATATTGCATTTAAAATTGAAAAAATGA
- a CDS encoding MerR family transcriptional regulator has protein sequence MSEYKIKFKIGEFSRLNRVTVKTLRYYEEIGLLVPYETDEWTGYRYYSVEQFQQVNTIIYLKQLGFSLEEIRDLFATGRHTPSLAAIEAKIRQCEGEQKQLQRRYNELNSLAKSLQKEKKMEKVFIKSLPAIIVASHRRIINGYRELFDLCPKIIGPEMERLGCTCPEPGYCYTIEHNKEYNESNIDIEYCESVNEKREDSELIRFKEIPAVPIAVCIKHRGGYETFPQTFAQLFEFVEQNGYKIIDSPRFSYIDGIWNKESEEEWLSEIEIPVSID, from the coding sequence ATGAGTGAGTATAAAATTAAATTTAAAATCGGTGAATTTTCCAGGCTCAACCGTGTAACAGTCAAAACCCTCCGCTATTATGAAGAAATCGGATTGCTGGTTCCTTACGAAACCGACGAATGGACAGGTTACCGTTACTATTCGGTAGAACAGTTCCAACAGGTGAATACCATCATCTATTTGAAACAGCTCGGTTTTTCTCTCGAAGAAATCCGGGACCTGTTTGCGACCGGTCGACATACACCCTCATTAGCTGCGATCGAAGCTAAAATCAGGCAATGTGAAGGCGAGCAAAAACAACTTCAACGGCGTTACAATGAACTCAACAGCTTGGCAAAATCCCTGCAAAAAGAAAAAAAAATGGAAAAAGTATTTATCAAATCGCTTCCGGCCATTATCGTAGCCAGTCATCGTCGTATCATCAACGGATACCGGGAATTATTCGATCTTTGCCCGAAAATTATCGGTCCGGAAATGGAACGACTGGGATGCACCTGTCCGGAGCCGGGTTATTGCTATACCATCGAACACAATAAAGAATACAACGAAAGCAACATCGACATCGAATACTGTGAATCTGTTAATGAAAAAAGGGAAGACTCAGAATTAATCCGCTTTAAAGAAATACCAGCCGTCCCTATAGCCGTCTGCATAAAACATCGCGGAGGGTACGAAACCTTTCCCCAAACATTTGCACAACTCTTTGAGTTTGTTGAACAAAACGGCTACAAAATCATAGATAGTCCCCGTTTCAGTTATATCGACGGCATCTGGAATAAAGAATCCGAAGAGGAATGGCTCTCCGAAATCGAAATTCCCGTAAGCATAGATTAA
- a CDS encoding MBL fold metallo-hydrolase, with product MELIMLGTGNAMVTKCYNTCFALRNEDEYFLVDAGGGNGIFNQLEKAGIPFTGIHRMFVTHAHTDHVLGVIWVIRKIATLMSQEKYTGDFVIYGHDEVVKALTVFCQLTLPRKIVRYLGDRIRLHEVTNGEKAEALGMELQFFDIASTKMKQFGFRAVLPDGKRLVCLGDEPYNEVCRKYVEGADWLLSEAFCLYADREIFSPYEKHHSTALDAGKLAEALQVRNLVLYHTEDKNLVFRKEKYTGEACSVFSGHVFVPDDLERIGL from the coding sequence ATGGAATTAATTATGTTAGGCACAGGGAATGCCATGGTAACGAAGTGCTACAATACCTGTTTCGCCCTCCGGAACGAGGACGAATATTTTTTGGTGGATGCCGGCGGAGGAAACGGAATTTTCAATCAGCTTGAAAAAGCGGGTATTCCCTTTACCGGGATACACCGGATGTTTGTGACACATGCACATACGGACCATGTATTGGGGGTAATTTGGGTAATCCGAAAGATCGCTACCCTGATGTCGCAAGAAAAGTATACGGGTGATTTTGTAATTTACGGACACGATGAAGTCGTGAAGGCATTGACCGTTTTTTGCCAATTGACTTTGCCTCGGAAGATTGTACGGTATTTGGGCGACCGGATTCGTTTACATGAGGTTACGAACGGGGAAAAGGCGGAAGCCCTGGGGATGGAGTTACAGTTTTTTGATATTGCATCGACAAAGATGAAGCAGTTCGGTTTCCGGGCTGTATTGCCTGATGGGAAGAGATTGGTTTGCTTGGGGGATGAACCTTACAATGAAGTTTGCCGAAAATATGTGGAAGGAGCTGATTGGCTGTTGTCAGAGGCTTTTTGTCTGTATGCCGACCGGGAAATTTTTTCGCCTTACGAGAAACATCACAGTACGGCATTGGATGCGGGAAAGCTGGCTGAAGCTTTGCAGGTGCGAAATCTGGTTTTATACCATACGGAAGATAAAAACCTGGTATTCCGTAAAGAAAAATATACCGGAGAGGCTTGCTCTGTCTTTTCAGGCCATGTGTTTGTTCCCGACGATCTGGAACGCATCGGGTTGTAA
- a CDS encoding winged helix DNA-binding domain-containing protein: MEKIAQMRFRSQQLATPAFKCPRDLVAWMGAVQAQDYDMSKWAVGMRIEGGTLRMVNEALEKGEIVRTHIMRPTWHWVAGEDIRWMLKLSGARIKKCVDLWTKASGIDIPEDVYTRCNDLLGKILSGNKSLTKEEMTIEFNRAGILTEDERVRRYMLRAEVEGIICSGADRDGKPTYALIEERVAPVRELSKDEALAKLALNYFRSHSPATLKDFVWWSGLTVAEAKSAIGAIGNQLITMQFELQEFFIHESCREAIGDHIHFLPSYDEYLISYKDRSAVLDPQHYPKAFNRWGIFYPVLLYKGRIIGNWSRETKKGKINIDVSFFEPADKVENGPLKAAENRYRKFREEK, encoded by the coding sequence ATGGAGAAAATTGCTCAAATGCGTTTCAGAAGCCAGCAACTGGCGACTCCGGCTTTTAAATGTCCGCGTGATTTGGTCGCGTGGATGGGGGCTGTACAGGCACAGGATTATGATATGTCGAAATGGGCCGTGGGGATGCGGATAGAAGGGGGAACGCTTCGGATGGTCAATGAAGCTTTGGAGAAGGGGGAAATTGTACGTACCCATATAATGCGTCCTACCTGGCATTGGGTGGCGGGAGAGGACATCCGGTGGATGTTGAAATTGTCGGGAGCACGCATAAAGAAGTGTGTAGATTTGTGGACAAAAGCAAGTGGGATTGATATTCCGGAGGATGTATATACCCGGTGTAATGATTTGCTGGGAAAAATATTGTCGGGGAACAAAAGCCTGACGAAAGAAGAAATGACGATTGAATTCAATAGAGCCGGAATTTTGACGGAGGATGAACGGGTAAGACGCTATATGCTTCGGGCAGAGGTGGAAGGCATTATTTGTAGCGGTGCCGACCGGGATGGAAAACCGACTTATGCCCTTATCGAGGAGCGTGTTGCTCCGGTACGGGAATTGAGCAAGGACGAGGCATTGGCTAAATTGGCATTGAATTATTTCAGGAGTCATTCTCCGGCGACGCTGAAAGATTTCGTATGGTGGTCCGGATTGACGGTTGCAGAAGCAAAATCGGCAATAGGGGCGATTGGAAATCAATTGATTACCATGCAGTTTGAATTACAGGAATTTTTTATTCATGAATCTTGCCGGGAAGCTATCGGGGACCACATACATTTTTTGCCTTCTTACGACGAATATTTGATCAGTTATAAAGATCGGAGTGCTGTTTTGGATCCTCAGCATTATCCGAAAGCGTTCAACAGATGGGGGATTTTTTATCCGGTACTGCTTTATAAAGGACGGATTATCGGTAATTGGAGCAGGGAGACTAAAAAAGGAAAAATCAATATTGATGTGTCCTTTTTTGAACCGGCGGACAAAGTGGAGAATGGACCGTTGAAAGCAGCCGAAAACAGATACCGGAAGTTTAGGGAAGAAAAATAG
- a CDS encoding winged helix-turn-helix transcriptional regulator, translated as MQNFHHTTDCPVRDIISRLSSKWGMLVLSTLHANEVMRFCDIQKSIGDISQRMLAVTLRTLEADGLVSRKVYPEVPPRVEYRLTPRGDSLMPYLDGLVGWAMANMPQILAERKFNNENQDYGENCSNAFQKPATGDSGF; from the coding sequence ATGCAAAATTTCCATCATACAACGGATTGCCCGGTTCGGGATATAATCAGTCGCTTGAGTAGTAAGTGGGGAATGCTGGTGTTGTCAACGCTGCATGCGAATGAGGTGATGCGTTTCTGTGACATACAGAAAAGTATCGGTGATATTTCACAGCGGATGCTTGCCGTTACTCTCCGGACTCTGGAAGCAGATGGTTTGGTCAGTCGTAAAGTGTATCCGGAAGTGCCTCCTCGTGTGGAGTATCGGCTGACGCCGAGGGGGGATAGTCTTATGCCTTATCTGGATGGCTTGGTCGGATGGGCAATGGCCAATATGCCGCAGATTTTGGCCGAGAGAAAATTTAATAACGAAAACCAGGATTATGGAGAAAATTGCTCAAATGCGTTTCAGAAGCCAGCAACTGGCGACTCCGGCTTTTAA
- a CDS encoding DJ-1/PfpI family protein — MTKKIAVLAVNPVNGFGLFQYLETFFEKGISYKVFAVADSTSISTNSGIKLEVHDTIAHLKGHADEYDALVFACGDAIPVFQNNADKPFNIDMLAVIKEFAEHKKLMIGHCAAALLFEIAGITEGRKLAVHPLAKPAIQKGIPTDEAFTIDGNFYTAQCEHSISSFLPELLKALQ; from the coding sequence ATGACAAAGAAAATTGCTGTACTAGCTGTAAATCCTGTAAACGGCTTCGGTTTGTTTCAGTATCTCGAAACTTTCTTCGAAAAAGGTATTTCCTACAAAGTATTTGCTGTAGCCGACTCGACCTCCATCTCTACGAACTCCGGCATAAAACTGGAAGTCCATGACACAATTGCCCATCTCAAAGGACATGCTGACGAATACGATGCCTTGGTATTTGCCTGCGGAGATGCCATTCCGGTTTTTCAGAACAATGCAGACAAACCGTTCAACATCGATATGCTGGCCGTTATCAAAGAATTTGCAGAGCATAAAAAACTGATGATCGGCCATTGTGCAGCCGCATTACTGTTTGAAATAGCAGGCATCACCGAAGGCCGGAAACTGGCTGTACATCCGCTGGCTAAACCGGCAATACAGAAAGGTATTCCTACCGATGAAGCTTTCACTATCGACGGAAATTTCTATACCGCCCAATGCGAGCACAGTATTTCCTCTTTCCTACCCGAATTGCTGAAAGCTTTACAATAA
- a CDS encoding nitroreductase family protein, producing MNTSKVLNLLLAIVLVILCIKIAFDTNESPSSSDSPSILDVIATRTSVRAYQQQAVEEEKVERLLRAAMAAPSAVNKQPWAFIVVREKETLEKLAATLPYAKMTAEAPLAIVVCGDLTKALEGEAADYWIQDASAATENLLLAAHGLGLGAVWTGLYPIPDRVESVQQILRLPQYIVPLNVIPIGYPAETPAIKDKWKPGNIHYEYWGED from the coding sequence ATGAATACGTCTAAAGTTCTGAACCTATTGCTGGCTATTGTACTTGTTATACTGTGCATAAAAATAGCTTTTGATACAAATGAGTCACCTTCCTCAAGCGATTCACCGTCCATTCTGGATGTCATCGCTACCAGGACAAGTGTCCGGGCTTATCAACAACAAGCCGTCGAGGAAGAAAAAGTCGAACGATTGCTTCGGGCAGCCATGGCCGCTCCTTCCGCAGTCAACAAACAACCCTGGGCTTTTATTGTTGTGAGAGAGAAAGAAACATTGGAAAAATTAGCCGCTACTCTTCCTTATGCAAAAATGACGGCTGAAGCACCACTGGCGATTGTCGTTTGCGGTGATTTAACCAAAGCTCTGGAGGGTGAAGCCGCCGATTACTGGATACAAGATGCTTCTGCTGCTACGGAAAATCTGTTATTGGCCGCCCATGGTTTAGGTTTGGGAGCCGTATGGACAGGACTTTATCCTATACCGGACAGGGTTGAAAGTGTACAACAAATACTCCGTCTGCCTCAGTATATCGTTCCGTTAAATGTCATTCCTATTGGCTATCCCGCAGAAACACCTGCCATCAAAGACAAATGGAAACCCGGGAATATTCATTATGAATATTGGGGAGAGGACTGA
- a CDS encoding FMN-binding protein yields the protein MKYLKIRQIVSLLTCLLLLLAVAINKEHKVFGIPLTKKSIPVGQSDTIATLRQAADGIQILTTGQIAKDIFGYGGNIPLDIYLKEGRIIKIVVLENSETPGFLADVVDNGLLTQWDNLSPDEALEKKVDAVSGATFSSDAIILSVQRAMQYLKSVPSASSQSILPSLDFKFFCVLLVVLLGLIVPWMTKSPKIRLFQLILNVVILGFWSGSFISLPLLTNYFSNGIRIGTALIPLLLLIAAFVFPLLGKKSHYCSWLCPMGSLQELIGKAVPYKLPISAKINIYLTYFRESLWFLLLFFMWLGVGFQLMDYELFTAFLFDQAAWPIIIAACVFLLLSCVIQRPYCRFVCPTGTLLKLSQQTK from the coding sequence ATGAAATATTTAAAAATCCGGCAAATCGTTTCGTTACTTACTTGCCTTTTACTACTTCTGGCTGTCGCCATAAATAAAGAACACAAAGTTTTCGGTATTCCGTTGACGAAAAAAAGTATTCCTGTCGGGCAATCGGATACGATTGCTACCCTCCGCCAGGCAGCTGACGGAATCCAGATTCTGACAACCGGTCAAATTGCTAAGGATATTTTCGGGTATGGGGGAAATATACCACTTGATATTTATCTGAAAGAAGGGCGTATTATTAAAATTGTAGTACTGGAAAATTCCGAAACGCCTGGATTTTTGGCAGATGTCGTTGATAACGGACTTCTTACGCAGTGGGATAACCTGTCTCCGGATGAAGCACTGGAGAAAAAAGTCGATGCCGTTTCCGGGGCGACATTTTCATCGGATGCCATTATTCTATCGGTGCAAAGGGCCATGCAATACTTGAAAAGTGTCCCTTCGGCATCCAGTCAAAGTATACTTCCGAGTCTGGATTTTAAATTTTTTTGTGTTCTCTTGGTCGTCCTGTTGGGGCTGATCGTTCCCTGGATGACAAAATCTCCTAAAATCAGATTGTTTCAATTGATACTGAATGTTGTCATTTTGGGATTCTGGAGTGGAAGTTTTATATCACTGCCTTTACTGACCAACTATTTTTCCAATGGTATCCGTATCGGAACCGCCCTTATTCCGTTGTTACTTTTAATTGCTGCTTTTGTCTTTCCGTTATTGGGGAAAAAAAGCCACTATTGTTCCTGGTTGTGCCCTATGGGATCTTTACAGGAATTAATCGGAAAAGCTGTCCCTTACAAATTGCCGATAAGTGCAAAAATCAATATATACCTGACCTATTTCAGGGAAAGTTTGTGGTTTTTACTTTTGTTTTTCATGTGGTTGGGGGTCGGTTTCCAGCTGATGGACTACGAGCTTTTTACGGCTTTCCTGTTTGATCAGGCTGCCTGGCCGATTATTATTGCGGCCTGTGTTTTTCTGTTGTTATCCTGTGTGATCCAAAGACCGTATTGTCGTTTCGTCTGTCCGACCGGGACCTTATTGAAACTGTCGCAACAAACCAAATAA